One Lactobacillus crispatus DNA segment encodes these proteins:
- a CDS encoding HAD-IC family P-type ATPase has protein sequence MSDKFHGLTQAEADKRLKEDGLNEVPEPEYNFFKEFLSKLWNLSAWILEAALILECILGKWVQSLFVLLMLLFAAFNGASKKKQSRRVLNNISHKLTPTVSVERDGKWIKLDSKQLVKGDLISLKRGDVLAADVKIVDGNLACDESSITGESKPVKKAIDDTAFAGTTVVEGDGLAVVTATGKDSRSGKTINLINNSAAPGHLQQLLTKIIYYLCLLDGVLTLVIIIASFFKGGNFNTFINMLPFLAMMFIASIPVAMPSTFALSNSFEATRLSKEGVLTSDLTGIQDAANLNLLLLDKTGTITENKTAVAAWTDLSDLPDKDVLALAGAATDKRNAGIIDTAIDEYLVENNIPVMNAENFTPFTSDTGYSMADVAGHNVKLGSFKQLSLIDKHADEEISGINFKAGRSVAVLIDDKLAGVFILQDKVRTDSKAALAELKKRGVRPIMLTGDNQKTAAAVAEQVDLTGEVISIHDFNENTDINDLAGIADVLPEDKLKMVKLFQEKGYIVGMTGDGVNDAPALKQAEVGIAVSNAADVAKRSGKMVLLDDGLGSIVKILDAGHRVYQRMTTWSLTKLARTAELTMLLTFGYLFFDYIPMALNAMVIYTIMNNMVTMMIGTDRTHITYKPENWNMAKLAKIAFSLAAGWTLIGIGFVWFLNTHGWSHGAVSTMVYVYLVLSAMLIVLITRTRKYFWQDYPSKLVGSVQIADVLLTFILALCGWAMVQISIQNLAITVIVAIIAAIIIDLIYQPVMKNR, from the coding sequence ATGTCTGATAAATTTCACGGCTTAACTCAAGCCGAAGCAGACAAGCGCTTAAAAGAAGATGGCTTAAATGAAGTACCAGAGCCTGAATACAATTTCTTTAAAGAGTTCTTGTCTAAGTTATGGAACCTATCCGCTTGGATTCTAGAAGCTGCTTTAATTCTAGAATGTATCTTGGGCAAATGGGTCCAATCATTATTCGTGTTGTTGATGCTTTTATTTGCTGCATTTAACGGTGCATCTAAGAAAAAGCAATCAAGACGAGTTTTAAATAATATTTCACACAAGTTGACTCCTACTGTATCAGTTGAACGCGATGGCAAGTGGATCAAACTTGATTCTAAACAACTAGTTAAAGGCGATTTAATCTCACTTAAACGCGGGGACGTACTCGCAGCAGATGTTAAAATTGTTGACGGTAACTTAGCTTGTGATGAAAGCTCAATTACAGGTGAATCTAAACCAGTTAAGAAAGCAATTGATGACACCGCCTTTGCCGGTACTACAGTTGTTGAAGGTGATGGCCTAGCTGTTGTTACTGCTACAGGTAAAGATTCTAGAAGCGGTAAGACGATTAATTTGATCAACAATTCCGCTGCTCCTGGTCACTTACAACAACTTTTGACTAAGATTATCTACTACCTTTGCTTACTAGATGGTGTTTTAACCTTAGTTATTATTATCGCCTCCTTCTTCAAAGGCGGTAATTTCAATACCTTTATTAATATGTTGCCATTCCTGGCAATGATGTTTATTGCTTCAATTCCTGTAGCAATGCCATCAACTTTTGCTTTATCCAACTCATTTGAAGCAACCCGCTTAAGTAAAGAAGGGGTCCTGACTTCTGACCTAACTGGAATTCAGGACGCAGCTAACTTGAACTTGCTTTTACTCGATAAGACTGGAACAATTACGGAAAACAAAACTGCCGTGGCCGCTTGGACTGATCTAAGTGACTTGCCTGATAAAGACGTGCTTGCTTTAGCTGGAGCCGCAACTGATAAACGTAATGCTGGTATTATCGATACAGCAATCGATGAATACTTAGTAGAAAATAACATTCCAGTCATGAATGCTGAAAACTTTACTCCATTTACTTCTGACACTGGTTATTCTATGGCTGATGTTGCTGGACATAATGTAAAGCTTGGTTCATTTAAGCAATTATCCTTGATCGATAAACATGCCGATGAAGAAATTTCTGGAATTAATTTCAAGGCAGGACGCTCAGTGGCAGTCTTGATTGACGATAAGTTAGCTGGTGTCTTCATCTTACAAGATAAAGTTAGAACAGACTCTAAAGCAGCTTTGGCTGAACTCAAGAAACGTGGCGTTCGCCCAATTATGTTAACTGGTGACAATCAAAAGACCGCTGCTGCAGTGGCAGAACAAGTTGATTTAACTGGTGAAGTAATTTCGATTCACGATTTCAATGAAAATACTGATATTAATGATTTGGCCGGTATTGCTGATGTTTTACCAGAAGATAAACTCAAGATGGTAAAGCTTTTCCAAGAAAAAGGCTATATCGTAGGGATGACTGGTGACGGAGTTAACGACGCACCTGCATTAAAACAAGCTGAAGTAGGAATCGCGGTTTCAAATGCTGCTGACGTAGCTAAGCGTTCGGGTAAAATGGTATTACTAGACGATGGTCTAGGCTCAATTGTTAAAATTTTAGACGCTGGACATCGCGTATACCAAAGAATGACTACTTGGTCACTAACCAAGCTTGCTAGAACTGCTGAATTAACGATGCTGTTAACTTTTGGCTATCTTTTCTTTGACTACATCCCAATGGCCTTGAATGCAATGGTTATCTATACCATTATGAACAATATGGTTACGATGATGATTGGGACGGACCGGACTCACATTACTTATAAGCCAGAAAACTGGAATATGGCTAAGCTTGCTAAGATCGCCTTTTCACTAGCTGCTGGTTGGACTTTAATTGGTATTGGGTTTGTTTGGTTCTTAAACACACACGGTTGGAGTCACGGTGCTGTTTCTACTATGGTTTACGTATACCTAGTTCTTAGCGCAATGTTGATTGTTTTGATTACTAGAACTCGTAAGTACTTTTGGCAAGATTACCCATCCAAGTTGGTTGGTAGTGTTCAAATTGCAGATGTTCTATTGACCTTTATCTTAGCTCTTTGTGGTTGGGCAATGGTCCAAATTTCTATTCAAAATCTAGCAATCACCGTAATTGTAGCGATTATTGCTGCCATAATAATCGACTTAATTTACCAACCTGTGATGAAAAACAGATAG
- a CDS encoding Ada metal-binding domain-containing protein, producing the protein MKRCKNWVVTIVALLMLVGEISVLPANLQGSTSVVNAAIHHRRRKHQYRDKTKIYTGNYRIVGNKRSKIFHVMRGHNYRMNRENAVFFKSKAAARAAGYRESKR; encoded by the coding sequence ATGAAAAGATGCAAGAATTGGGTTGTGACTATTGTTGCATTGCTGATGTTAGTGGGAGAAATCAGTGTTCTGCCTGCAAATTTGCAGGGGTCGACATCAGTTGTTAATGCAGCTATTCATCACAGAAGGAGAAAGCATCAATATCGTGATAAAACTAAGATTTATACCGGTAATTACAGAATTGTTGGTAATAAACGATCAAAAATCTTTCACGTAATGCGCGGTCATAATTATCGAATGAATCGTGAAAATGCGGTTTTCTTCAAGAGTAAAGCAGCAGCACGTGCAGCAGGATATCGTGAATCAAAAAGATAA
- a CDS encoding GNAT family N-acetyltransferase has translation MKLKKNKNNLKQITALIQYAFLKNNDLTKDENFMSRYDHSTGYGYFDKEKLASYIMVNRFKSDVFGHHLPMAGIGYVASYPEYRSQGHISQLMKEILHDLHRQDIPFANLAPFSESFYRQYGFSNSIYQKEYRFDGSALRSFKLPRSGHIVRGKWDNLAVQNGVIQLYERQLHNDDERNTVIREAWWWNRLDSYYHHRNVAVYFDADERPISYLIYRIRDNTFLADEMYAITPQGLLSMFGFMGSHAGSVKQFKMSVPEKSLRAELFPEQNELQVDLRPYMMSRIIDFEKVLACMRPMQEGDFNLEVNSDEQCPWNIGVWQLSNHGRKVAVERKEDALVDFSGSITAWTQVLLGRLTMNAAVKLGLITDYRIKKLDFVKGDVSFYDYF, from the coding sequence ATGAAATTAAAGAAAAATAAGAATAATTTAAAGCAAATTACGGCATTAATTCAATATGCATTTTTGAAAAATAATGATTTGACTAAAGATGAAAATTTTATGAGTCGTTATGATCATAGTACAGGTTATGGCTATTTTGATAAGGAAAAATTAGCTAGCTATATTATGGTTAATCGATTTAAAAGTGATGTTTTTGGGCATCATTTACCGATGGCTGGAATAGGTTATGTAGCTTCATATCCTGAGTATCGTAGCCAAGGTCATATTTCCCAATTAATGAAAGAAATTTTGCATGACTTACATAGGCAAGATATTCCGTTTGCTAACCTGGCACCATTTTCGGAGAGCTTTTATCGCCAGTACGGGTTTAGCAATAGTATTTATCAAAAAGAATATCGCTTTGATGGAAGCGCATTGCGTAGTTTTAAATTACCACGTTCTGGTCATATAGTGCGTGGCAAGTGGGACAATTTAGCTGTTCAAAATGGTGTGATTCAACTTTATGAACGTCAACTGCATAATGATGATGAACGTAACACGGTTATACGTGAGGCATGGTGGTGGAATAGACTTGATTCTTATTATCATCACCGCAATGTAGCCGTTTATTTTGACGCGGATGAGCGGCCAATTAGTTACTTGATTTATCGCATTAGAGACAATACTTTTTTAGCTGATGAAATGTACGCAATTACGCCGCAGGGATTACTGAGTATGTTTGGTTTTATGGGTTCGCACGCGGGCAGTGTTAAGCAATTTAAAATGAGCGTACCAGAGAAATCGTTACGAGCTGAACTTTTTCCTGAACAAAACGAACTCCAAGTTGATTTGCGTCCTTATATGATGAGTCGAATTATTGATTTTGAAAAAGTTTTGGCTTGTATGCGGCCAATGCAAGAAGGTGATTTTAATCTGGAAGTCAATAGCGATGAACAGTGTCCTTGGAATATTGGAGTTTGGCAATTAAGTAATCATGGACGTAAGGTAGCGGTAGAACGTAAGGAAGATGCATTGGTTGATTTTTCGGGATCAATTACCGCGTGGACCCAGGTGCTATTAGGTAGACTAACCATGAATGCTGCTGTTAAACTAGGATTAATTACAGATTACCGCATCAAAAAATTAGATTTTGTTAAAGGCGATGTATCATTTTATGATTATTTTTAG
- a CDS encoding LysR family transcriptional regulator yields MNLKQLRYFLVVAEEKQITAAAKRLYIAQPPLSYQLKQLEKELGAQLFKRTAHGIELTDVGQIFQSYANEIISLAQNAENQVHKTISGELGTIAIGMASSSTGLIPMNSFNELRKYYPEISFDIYEDNTYGILDKLEKKTIDLGIVRTPYNQTGLNTKTLTTEKMMAISVDPDFQQKKELRIKDLADQPLIIYRRFEDIFNQTFAHHGLKPFYAVKCDDSRTAITWAKRKMGVALVPESIATTYAQENMIAIKHANWITHLQLVWRKDHQVTPLMKKIIDAI; encoded by the coding sequence ATGAATCTAAAACAGTTACGTTATTTTCTAGTTGTAGCAGAAGAAAAGCAGATTACAGCAGCTGCTAAGCGCTTGTATATTGCACAGCCACCATTAAGCTATCAATTAAAACAATTAGAGAAAGAGTTGGGCGCGCAATTATTTAAAAGAACGGCACATGGTATTGAGCTAACTGATGTGGGACAAATTTTTCAAAGCTATGCCAATGAAATTATTTCTCTAGCTCAAAATGCTGAAAACCAAGTACATAAGACTATTTCCGGTGAATTGGGAACGATTGCAATTGGAATGGCATCTTCCTCAACGGGCTTGATACCAATGAATTCTTTTAATGAATTACGAAAATATTATCCGGAAATTTCTTTTGATATTTATGAAGATAATACTTATGGCATCCTGGATAAATTAGAAAAAAAGACAATCGATCTAGGCATTGTACGAACGCCTTACAACCAGACAGGTTTAAATACTAAGACTTTAACAACTGAAAAAATGATGGCTATTAGTGTAGACCCAGATTTTCAGCAAAAAAAAGAATTACGCATTAAAGATCTAGCAGATCAGCCATTGATTATTTATCGCCGCTTTGAGGATATTTTTAATCAAACTTTTGCACATCATGGGCTTAAGCCATTTTATGCGGTTAAGTGTGATGATTCACGGACAGCAATTACTTGGGCCAAGAGAAAAATGGGAGTAGCGCTAGTACCAGAATCAATTGCGACAACTTATGCCCAAGAAAATATGATCGCAATTAAACATGCTAATTGGATAACACATTTGCAGCTGGTTTGGCGTAAAGATCATCAAGTTACACCTTTAATGAAAAAAATCATTGATGCAATATGA
- a CDS encoding IS982 family transposase, whose amino-acid sequence MNCLKLKRFSHHLQVSFKDLVIICRHWYRLYAPAEFTHRRNIDQIKTTDSLILALLIWQAKTGIESQRRFCECFNCLSHSRFNRRSRQLLQLIYQIRQEMNKKVDLNGHFLIIDSFPVPVCQPIRNYRAKIFRGYANIGYKATKKIYFYGFKVHAIVSDDGYILDYVVTKASVHDAKETVELMENAHPSNYYLLGDEGYLGKELHQQLKQMGYELWTPYRKNMTGAKKHNDHQLMAIRRTIESDFSLLTYYNAENNRARSLIGFQSRLEIAILAYNLAYCLERFN is encoded by the coding sequence TTGAACTGCCTTAAGCTTAAGCGTTTTAGCCACCATTTACAAGTTAGTTTTAAAGATTTAGTGATAATTTGTCGGCACTGGTATCGTTTGTATGCACCGGCTGAGTTTACTCATCGGCGAAATATTGATCAAATTAAAACTACGGACAGTCTGATTTTGGCTTTACTTATCTGGCAAGCTAAGACAGGAATTGAATCACAAAGAAGATTCTGTGAATGTTTCAATTGTTTATCACACTCACGTTTTAATCGGCGTTCACGTCAGCTATTGCAATTGATTTATCAGATACGGCAAGAAATGAATAAAAAGGTTGACCTGAATGGACATTTCTTGATCATTGACAGCTTTCCGGTACCTGTTTGCCAACCAATTCGCAACTATCGTGCTAAAATTTTTCGCGGTTATGCCAACATTGGTTATAAGGCCACCAAGAAAATTTACTTCTATGGTTTCAAAGTTCATGCCATTGTTAGCGATGACGGTTACATTCTTGATTATGTCGTAACAAAAGCATCAGTTCATGATGCCAAGGAGACAGTTGAACTGATGGAAAATGCACATCCATCTAATTACTATCTTCTTGGCGACGAAGGCTATTTAGGCAAAGAACTGCATCAACAGCTAAAACAAATGGGTTATGAACTTTGGACACCATATCGTAAAAATATGACAGGAGCTAAAAAGCACAATGATCATCAATTGATGGCTATTCGCAGAACAATTGAAAGCGACTTTTCGCTTCTGACCTATTACAATGCCGAGAACAATCGAGCACGTAGTCTGATAGGCTTTCAAAGCCGGTTGGAAATTGCAATTTTAGCTTATAATTTGGCTTATTGTCTAGAAAGATTTAACTAG
- a CDS encoding LysR family transcriptional regulator substrate-binding protein: protein MKNKMTELKIAYFDQLGRKELDQAVQHFVLKHPNVDVKLLATSHDGAFAKLNEDEADIAINDLRDENLNFDETELTQAGVMAILPKGMYPNGIQMIEKDELNDMTCFIVAKPEEEVSELHLFKDLYQIGSQFIASNSVEEAALLVASGSGYFILNENTARLINTADLQPLFLLDHGQLIKQKIMAFYKSNSALSSEFIKLLQQEY, encoded by the coding sequence ATGAAAAATAAAATGACGGAATTAAAGATTGCATATTTTGACCAATTAGGTCGTAAGGAATTAGATCAGGCAGTGCAGCATTTTGTGTTAAAACATCCTAATGTAGATGTAAAACTACTTGCGACTAGTCATGATGGTGCTTTTGCAAAACTGAATGAAGATGAAGCAGACATAGCAATCAATGATTTGCGTGACGAGAATCTTAACTTTGATGAAACAGAATTGACTCAAGCTGGTGTAATGGCAATTTTGCCCAAGGGAATGTATCCTAATGGCATTCAAATGATTGAAAAAGACGAGCTCAATGATATGACTTGTTTTATTGTGGCTAAACCTGAAGAAGAGGTTAGTGAGCTACATTTATTTAAAGATTTGTATCAAATTGGCAGTCAATTCATCGCTTCTAACTCGGTTGAAGAAGCAGCACTGTTGGTCGCCTCTGGGTCTGGCTATTTTATTTTAAATGAGAATACGGCTAGGTTAATTAATACTGCAGATTTGCAGCCACTTTTCTTGCTTGATCATGGTCAGTTAATAAAGCAAAAGATAATGGCTTTTTATAAGTCAAATTCAGCGTTAAGTAGTGAGTTTATAAAGCTATTGCAGCAAGAATATTAA
- the citX gene encoding citrate lyase holo-[acyl-carrier protein] synthase produces MNIFNEGKKQDIAQVLAAKDRRVAVQHKIFNKYPNQTLVDIKMNIPGPIKNNRYLTKMFMFGINELENAWTNLGYHFKLVTQLNDDSGCENFYVLSLSIEKVKRSTIDFEDQTSLGRLFDADVLVKNKQAAISRRDLGRQPRKCFLCDRPAKECARSRRHSVEQMQAFISQLYQEYVA; encoded by the coding sequence ATGAATATTTTTAATGAAGGAAAAAAGCAGGATATTGCCCAAGTTTTAGCAGCTAAAGATAGGCGAGTAGCTGTACAACATAAGATTTTTAATAAGTATCCTAATCAAACTCTAGTCGACATTAAGATGAATATCCCAGGACCAATCAAGAATAATCGCTATTTAACTAAAATGTTTATGTTTGGTATCAATGAGCTGGAAAATGCTTGGACTAACCTAGGTTATCATTTTAAATTGGTGACACAGCTTAATGATGATAGTGGCTGTGAAAACTTCTATGTATTATCTTTGTCAATTGAAAAAGTAAAGCGCTCAACAATTGATTTTGAAGATCAGACATCATTGGGACGTCTCTTTGATGCAGACGTGTTGGTAAAAAATAAACAAGCTGCAATTTCACGCAGAGATTTGGGCAGGCAACCACGTAAGTGCTTTTTATGTGATCGCCCTGCTAAAGAATGTGCTCGCAGCCGGAGACATTCAGTGGAACAGATGCAGGCATTTATCTCTCAGCTTTATCAAGAATACGTTGCGTAA